The Rhipicephalus sanguineus isolate Rsan-2018 chromosome 4, BIME_Rsan_1.4, whole genome shotgun sequence DNA window CGAGTTTGTGGAGCCTGTATGCTCCGCAAGCAGAAAGCTTTACAGTTCCAACGCACATGGAACAGTCACGTACTGCTTCAGTATTTTTGGCACCACGCTAGAGGCATCTACATATATGCATGCAAGAAAGGTTTGCACAAATTATCCCTTCCGATCCATACGTTCCACAAAATGGCATCGCAATGACCAGCATTGCATGTTACTATCCTAAAATGGGTATAGTACTATACGTTATCAAGGAAAGTGCTTCAATTAAACTTGGGCCACCAGATAGCTGAAAATGCAACAGCTAACCTTTGTGCTTTCAATAGGAGGCACATACGCTCCTTATTCAAATAAGCTGTCACAGATATGTACAGCACTTCTCAGCTCACGAGAAAAACTGGAAGGCACGTCACTCTGTCGAAACGCATAGACGACTTTTATTAATTTATGTTATCTCCGGCTGATAAAAATAGCACAGCGTAAACGTAGGAACGGCCTTGGCTGTGACAAGCAATAACAAGTTCAGAGGTCAGCTTGACGACGTTGATTGACTCATCAACTTTGATCGTTATTGCAGGCTAAACGACAAAGCAAAATCTGCTGGGACTACGCGTACACTTCAACGACGAAATAAAACGAAACTGTGTACTTACACGGCGCGTTATGAAGTCGAACTTGGAGCGACAGCGCCAGCAATCGGCGGTCTGCAAAACATGTTTCACAGCCACAAAAAAGTTACGCGTGTATACGAGAACGCACGTGCAGACAGAAAACGGAAGCACACCAGTAAAGAAAGCGAGAGCAATCGATCAATGCAATGTTTACCGGCTGTCGCGCTTATCACGCGGACTCCGCGGCACTCGATCAACAGCTGTGCTCCGCATGCACGCAAAGTAAAAACGGCGCCGCAAATCGGGGCCGCGCGTAAGCACTCGCAACGAATTCCACAATCTCTCTGGCACGATCAAGGAAGCCAAGACGAcgtcgaagaaagaaagaatgaaatcacGCAGCTCGTAACGAGCACACGACCGACACGTAGAGAGGCTGCGACCAAGATCAACGCGCACTTCCGCTCCAGCTTCAAACGGCGCAATTAAACCGGATTGGGTTAGTTACACAGACGCTCTCTGAACACGTACGCGACCTTCGCGTGGTACACCAGCGGTTGTCGATCGCTCGAAACGCGCGGACAAGGTGTCAAAGGTGGACTTGCCTCTCGGTCGGGTGTCCACGGTGGCTCGTCCAAATGGAAAGGACTGAGCGCCTCGTTGCCCACTGTGACGATTCGGAGGCCGCTCTTGGACCTGACCAGCTTCTTCTGGCCCGTTGTCATCGTGCCTACACACCCGCGTACACGAGAAGCACGCACTACGTGTTTACAAATCCAAAACACGCCAACACCCTTCGCACGCACGCACTACACACACCCCTTTTCCGCCGAAAAACGGCACTTTCGTAGTTGGTTTTGTTCTTGTTTCGCAGTTTCTAGTTGGTGGCGCTGTGCTCCCTGGTGGCGCCCAGTGGTTCAGTTAAGATGAATGAATGTGCGCACGTAGTGCGTGAAATCACCGCCTAATCAACGGGTGTATATAACACAAAAATATGTGTTTCTCGTGTATGCCTGTGATTGTACAAGAAACGCGATGCCAGCGTGCGTTACCGCAATGCGTCAAATCACGGCGTCGCGTCGAGCAACAATGAGTGTTAAAGGTCCCGTTGTTTTTTTATTCTGTAGTTTTTGGTTGCCATGACCGTGGCGGGACGCTGTCAGTGACTTCATTGGCTTCGCTTCGCTCGGGTCCAGCCGCTCCGTTGGAGGAAGCGCCTTAACAATGGCCTTTAAATGACCCACCGCGAGTCTCTGGCAGGGATTAGGCCTTTTCCGAGAGCACGTCAGCGGCGAGATAAGACGGAACAAACGTGCGGACTCTAAAGCTTCAACTCGCAGCTGCGCTGCTCACGGGAAGAGGAGGAGGCAACCACTGACCATCAACAGCGATGCCGAGCACTGATCTGCGCCACTCCCCGTGCCCGTCCGAGGCGAGCATCTTTTCCTTTGACTGCAGCCTTTTGAAATGATCTCAGTACGATAGTTATCGGTGGGAGCCGCTGGGATGTTGGCGTATTTGCCTGGCGAGCGATGCTCGCTGCGGGCGTGTAAACAATCCCATGTTTGGCTTCACCGGTGCAGGGGGAAATCGGCTTCGCCACGCTGCCGGAGCAAGTACACAGGAAATCTGTCAAGAGGGGATTCGACTTCACCTTAATGGTCGTAGGTACGCTGTAGAGCACTCAAGACTTAGAGCAGTGCTTGATCTATTTTAatctctctctctgctttctGCCGGAAATCGTTGTCTTGCGCTCTCTCTCATCTTGTATTTTTGTCTTTTCGCCAGGAGAATCCGGCCTGGGAAAGTCGACGCTCATAAACAGCCTGTTTCTCACGGACTTGTACGAAGATCGCAAGCTCCCCAATGCCGAAGGTATACGCGACAGCGATCGTTGTATATTTTTGCATCCCAAACTGTATAGCGTCGACACTTTCCACATATCTGCCTGGCTTCGTCTTttcatttttgtgtgtgtttgtattcCTAATTCCCACTGAACCGCGAACATGCTGCTTGCAGCTGTATTCAGTATTGAAGTAGTTGTTTTAAACATTTTAATTTTTCTCAGTGCAACGATTTCAGTATTACCCCAAGCACTGTCTTATTTTGCGAGCCTCATTTAGATCGAATGCTAGGCAGTGCTTACGTGAAATTACAAAGATGTACAGTACAGTCAGTTACAAATTTAAACATCATAATGGAATGAAATAAGCTGCGCATATGTAACAAATGCATTAATTGATGAACATAGAAGTATGACAAAAGTTGTGCCAATCTATGATAAAAACAGGGTACTGTAATAAAACTAGCAAAGATATTACAGATTGCAGCAACGGGAAATAACCAACAATGATTGCAGCACAAACAAACAGCTTTAAATTCACCGCTGGGCAAAATATGACACCGGCTGGGGCAATGCCAGCATCCTAACATACAGTGATCTGCATTTTTCTTCAAATGACCTCAACAAAAGTTGCTAGCTGTTCAATGTTACCAATTCAGTTTCGTAATGAgactgcatttctttttttcaatccACATTGTTTAGTAAAACACTTTCCATGATTTGTCTGGACATTTAGTTTCCAATACTGTCGAACCAAACCACACCTCTGGAGCAGCTCACCTTCCCAATGGTAAGATGTGTACGCTATGGTATTTTCTTTCGACTTGGACAAGCATGTAATATGCCACTTGTGTTTTAATGATGCAGATTAATAGCTTCCATCTGTACTCTCTTTCATTCACAGCAAGTAATGCTGGAGATGCGATGCAAGCTGAAACTTCGTAGAGGTCTCACTGCTTACGTTTTGCAGTGCGTTTGCTTTCAATCGATGACACATTCACTTATATATCGCAAATGCAACCTGTAGACGTAAGTTTATATCAAAATCTGTTACCTGTGTGATAATGTGCTCTTAGTATGTGAAGTTTGGCATATTTCGATAGTGTGCATTGCACTGTGGCTACAGGTTAGAGACAAGTGCCATTTGGCTGTTTCAGTGGGCAAGCATTTGGACAAGTTGGTACACTTACATGGTCGAAATTCAAACAGTGCAAGAAAATGCAGACAACAGGAAGAACAATTAGAcagaacacaagcgctcactctcAACTAAAATTTTTTATTGAAAACGTTTGTTGTTCGCATGTTGTTGACAAGGTGTGCTTATTTATGTTACATGTTCAATAAAAAATTTAGTTGAAAGTCAAAGCTTGTGTTCTGTCTATTTGTTCTTCTTGTCTGCGTTTTCTTGCGCTGTTTGAATTTCAATCAGTGGTAGACAGTTTCATATTTGCGACATCTTTCATGGACCCTGACAGATACGTTATATTTTGCACCGTAAGACTTTTTGGTGGCATCACATAACATGATGAATGCCCATAGCTTTTATACatgatgctgtttttttttctggtcgcAAATGCAGCCAATGTAACAAGTCTGTAGCCTTTACAGCACTGTTTGCTGTGCATGAAACAGAGTACAGGAGTGAAGACTGACCAGCGGTAAGCGCAAATGTTATCTGTGTTAATGTTGTTGGGATGAAAATGTGGTTCACTGTATTGTGTGGATACTGCAAGTTTATTACCGCGTATGTACACAACATGGATAAATCACAAGGATGACGGGATAAAAGCTGCTCAAAGGCAGCTTGACTGGTGCCACCTGCCCGTACAATACCAGCAGCAACGTGACAGGAATCCGCAATAAGTACACTTGTTGCAACATTAAAATAGAAATACGcagagcaaaacaaaacaaagatggGAAATTTAGCAACATATATATATTAAAGAAAAACATCCGGAAACACATTTTGAGAGGCACAGAAGTAAGGTTAACATTCATAATAACAGTTCAAATAATAGGGAAAGCCTGTCACTGGTTGGCTGGATGTGTTGTCCTTCTATCGCTGGATCAGCTAACACAGTGCGATGTCCTCGGCCTTCCATCCATCTTCTTCCCCACAGAGAAGATTGACAGAACGGTCCAGATCGAGCGCAAAACCATGGAGATCGAGGAGAAGGGAGTCCGGCTGAGGCTGACGGTGGTGGACACTCCTGGATTTGGCGACGCCGTGAACTGCGAGGAGAGGTATGTTTGCTGCACTGGGTGCTAGCAAGCGGCACTTGTATTGGCAGGCGTACGGGCTTGCATTATGTGGGGGAAGGGCACAATAAGCTTCCAACCCGCCACTCCCCTCGCCACCTTTGGCACGCACGCTCATTGGTCCATGGCTTTTCTGGGATTAGGGtgggaagtgaacagttctttgaatgcaacatcaggagaCCTTGGTCCCCATTATTCTGAAAAAACATGCGCAGCCAtttaaccctgcgcattaaacaaTGACGTGAAAGGTCTAACTCAATAAAGGCATGAGACAGCATTGGCACCCCCCCTATAGATAATTGGGGGGGTGGAGGGCCTCTTCACTGCGCACAACTATGGGCACGctacacgaaataagaaaagctCACTCTCGCAATGCAACACCGCGCTCCATATGGCAAGCAACATAGGACTGCGGGGTCGAACGAGCTGCAAGCTTCCACTGTCCCTTATTTCCACGACTAAATGCCGTTTAACTCATTTGAGATCACACCCAAAAGAGATGCGCACATTTACTTGTGGAAATTGAGCGCAAGTGGAAGGTATTGGCAAGCTTGGAGAAGGTTTGGCCATGTATTCCCATGTTGCGAGTCATGTTGAGTGCGACAGTGCATGCCCTATTTCCAGTGAAACATGTGCTTCAACTTCCATATCTTACTGCAGTTGCTAAAGCTGCAGGCAGAAACTGGCCGGGCATTTTCCTAAGGTGGTATCTAATGTTGTTGCACACACAGTGGTTTTCACAAAAACCAACAAATATGTGCATTTACTGCCTGTGGTATCGTTTGTGCATTGTCATTTTTTCCTACATAATTAGATTTAGAGATAAATGAGATCCACATGCAGAGTGTACTTGCAGATGTTGAAGCCAGGTCCTGCCATAAGTTAGCGCTTTGTATGGTGCAGATGAAATAAGCATAAAATTCAGTGCTAAACATGACATTGTAGCACTGCACTGTCACAGCATATTGCACACCTCACATTTTTTGCCATGTTAATCTTCGTGTAATCGTTTTGTGAGCATCAACGAACAATATTAACCTATTGTTCAGGGAACGACATTTCATTTTAAAAAGCAAATTTACCGGCCTCTGACCAAAAAGCCTAGTGGCAAGCATGAAATCATATGCTAAACAGCCAACTATTTACTGACATATCGTCTTTCACTTCACAATCTCTGCTTTCCAAGCATAGTGTGTGATGCACTGAAAACAATGTTTTTTTATTAGAGAACACAAAAAAGTTAGTTGAATCTAAGTGAAATTTGGCTTCCCTGCAAGGTTGGCAGTAACTAATGCCTGCAGTAGTTTTGCTGTAGAAACTATTATTGAGGTATTTTTGCGCCATGTGTTCATAAAAGAAGAGATTGAGACACATGTCACTTGCTTAGATCATTCTTGGTTAGAGAAATTGGGACATTTTCTTGTGGATGGCCTCGACTAGTCTGCAGTAGTGGGCATGCAAGATGTGTGGATGTGCTTAGTTCACCCATGGGAGGGTAAACGGCTTTAAAAAATGACACACTTTGGGATGTTGTAGTGATCTGTACGTATTCTTTCTTTCGTGCAGTTGGAGGTCCATCGATCGGTACATTGATGAACAGTTCAACCAGTTCTTCAAGGACGAAAGTGGTCTCAATCGCAAGAACATTGTGGACAACAGGGTTCACTGCTGCCTGTACTTCATTCCTCCATGGGGACATGGgtgagccgtttttttttttttttgtttttcttaactGCTTTTCTTAGCAGCTAGCTTTTCGTTTCCTGCCATGGGCTACAGTGCTGTTGCAATAAAGAGCCTTAGCAACTAGGCCTCAGCATGGCGTGTGTTACATCAACAGGATCACTTTAAAGGCAGGGAGTAGCACAGAAGCATCTGAGTGAGTTTTGTGCATGTGTGCTGGCTGAAAGCCTGAAAGAGAAAATTACCACCCAACTGTTCACAGTGCAAAGCTACAGGGAAATCCTTACGGATTTCTATTTAGCTTTGTGTAGCTCTACATGAAAGAGCTGGAGGTGGCTCTGCAGAGGCCCTACAGGAAGCTACGATGCAATATTTGTAGCTTTGTATAGCTCTACAAGAAAGAGCTTGAGCTAGCTCTTTCTTATAGAGCCACCTCAAGGATATCCACGGGAACTTCCTTGAGGTGGCTCTGCAGGAAGCTACAAGGATTTTCTTGTAGCACTGTATAGCTCTACAAGAAAGAGCTGGAGGTGGCTCTTTCCTGTAGAGCCACTTCAAGGATATCCACGGGAACTTCCTTGAGGTGGCTCTGCAGGAAGCTACAAGGATTTTCTTGTAGCACTGTATAGCTCTACAAGAAAGAGCTGGAGGTGGCTTTTTCCTGTAGAGCCACTTCAAGGATATCCAtaacaactttcttgagattgcTCTACAGGAAGCTACAAGGATAATGTGGTTCTTACAGGTGGCCCTAAAGAAGACGTAAGGGAATTCATAAGGAGTTCCTTCACTTCACCTATTGTCTTCTTGAATGATGATCCCACCAATATAACTTTTCAGGGTGCGGCCACGTGTTTTCATCTTCACATATCAGCCACCCTGTTCTGGTTTCTGTTCATTTCATGCATATTCATTTATATAGAATGCCTTTGCGCAGTGTCTGTGAACATACACAACTAATTCAAGTGTAAGCGGCATGCCTAACATCTGTCGACTGTTCACTCTGTTCAGGTTGCGGCAGCTGGACATTGAGTTCATGAAGAGGCTCCACCAGAAGGTCAACATTGTGCCTGTCATCGCCAAGGCGGACACACTGACCCCCACTGAAGTTCGTCAGATGAAGGACCGGGTAAGCTAGTtcatgcctctttttttttgttttcatgttcGCACGATGCGTGCGACTCAAGTTCACTGTGAAGACACTGTCAGAGGTTGCGCGTGTAGAAGGTCCTTGGGAAAGTCGTAATATGCACGTGCCTTTTTTACATGAGTGCACTGATTGAAGGCATAGTTGGGTTGAGTACAGGGTTGCCACTGaatttcgagtaaatgtcgccaaacgacgagcaaaaagtcgccaaaagtcgccattttttttacaaatttcgccaaaaaagtagccattctagatatgtgcggcctacccagtaataaaaatttccactcacgtatagccccgtagaatacagtaccatccaagacccttaaattatattgacgtttctcgatgccagtcgtatcgcccgcttcaccatgggagtgcatggtgctgcttctccgactagccgcaagatgtgcgtggtggcgcaagggtggatgaacgaaacactcatgatatccttccatccctgtcctctcgtttcaaagctaaaagttgGGTATAAatcttgggcgaaaaccgtgaaagcattatttgtagacagctttacgtacccttatatgaattaaaaggattaaaaggtttattgaaggtaacacgacagaattcttacaggaatcgatcattagtgagtcttacaccttttcagtgtgaactaatatgataccggacatcaccgaccctttcttatagttacttatatctacacgcgtcgatccgatgcgttattgctgtataacaatgtaaaatgttatatagcaattggttttattgcacacgctcaccgagaacagtgaaaaatgcctcaataaataatttttattgcagaaatagccgcgtatccgcctctcttcgctattccaaaacagtctttgcgagctgaactgggggtactgcaacagtgaataagtcgccaagctattcagagcagttggagctttggcggaacaaatggtcggaacacgcggccaacccatCGTCTTGTCCCTTCAGATGCGAAAGTTCAGTCAATCACTGCCTCCTcacggtttgcaaggcagtccgctgacttacattttgctaaaatgtcgctgggggacgttccagtacctcctgcatctagatggcatcccgaactaaggattccactcactgatcttattttcacagaacatcaaataaacgttttattctctctctagatgaattgaggaggtacacacgagttacaggacggacataccgaatgacgcctAATGTGcgcattctactcgtgggtctaaaaccaagaaaagtactgagaatgttgccgctcattcgttgggaagacactgagcttaggattcaaaactcggtggagacctaagccgaaaatcgccaaaaattcgccatgtcgccattcataattttaggtcgccacgggcctctcaaattcgccaatttggcgaaaagtagccaccattggcaaccctggttgaGTACGATCAGTGTTCTTCCCATGCTGGGCAGCAGTGTTTTTGCCAATCACCACTCTGGCCAACTTGCCTTACCCTCAGGCTTCAAGTTTGCTGTACTCGGGGACAATTTTCTCTTGCCCCCAAGTAGTATAGTCAACGTCTGATATTCCTGACTCCCTAGGGACCACATAACCGCCTGACAAATTGGGTAGTCGGAAAGCACGAACGCACTAGCCGGTAAGCAAAGCATATGACAAGTGGCTGCAGCGCAGTCAGTGAACACATTAGGCTCTATCTAGACTACACTGAGGATTCGGCGCAACTATGTTTTAATTGTTAGTATGTTTGCAGCGGGCATGTCTTAGTGGTGCTTTACTGACGGGACACTGTCAGTAATTAAGGAACGTCCACGGTGTCCCATGATAGTGGCCCCTTCAGAGTCTCAGTATGCTTGGTTGCGTAGCACCCTTGTATTGCGGTGAACCTACTTTCGGCACCATCTGTGGCTGCAAACGTAACGGCACATGAAAGTGATGAGCTAAGGCTGAAAGGTAATTAACCTGACTGCAGTTGTGTGTTTAAATAATGCCACTGCAGACTTGCAATCTAAGCAGAAAGGCGGAAAAGTTGGACGCTGAGGAGTTTCAATGTCCAAAATTTCAGGCGTCTCCCTACTAGTACACATTGCCTCTATGTGGCAACCCAGTGGCTATAATGTTCATCTGCAGAGCGTCAGGTCGC harbors:
- the LOC119390607 gene encoding septin-2 isoform X2, with translation MPSTDLRHSPCPSEGEIGFATLPEQVHRKSVKRGFDFTLMVVGESGLGKSTLINSLFLTDLYEDRKLPNAEVSNTVEPNHTSGAAHLPNEKIDRTVQIERKTMEIEEKGVRLRLTVVDTPGFGDAVNCEESWRSIDRYIDEQFNQFFKDESGLNRKNIVDNRVHCCLYFIPPWGHGLRQLDIEFMKRLHQKVNIVPVIAKADTLTPTEVRQMKDRVLRELEEHQVTVYQLPECDSDEDDDIKLQDRELKESIPFAVISSTQVVDINGRRVRGRLYPWGIVEVENPKHSDFLKLRTFLISTHMQDLKEVTRDVHYENYRAQYIQKISQQAARERGKPGRDSVTTTYDGISEADRLLQMKDEEIRRMQEMLSQMQEKLRQTSRDTTPEASTPDLDARRDGDSVVNL
- the LOC119390607 gene encoding septin-2 isoform X1; its protein translation is MPSTDLRHSPCPSEGEIGFATLPEQVHRKSVKRGFDFTLMVVGESGLGKSTLINSLFLTDLYEDRKLPNAEVSNTVEPNHTSGAAHLPNEKIDRTVQIERKTMEIEEKGVRLRLTVVDTPGFGDAVNCEESWRSIDRYIDEQFNQFFKDESGLNRKNIVDNRVHCCLYFIPPWGHGLRQLDIEFMKRLHQKVNIVPVIAKADTLTPTEVRQMKDRVLRELEEHQVTVYQLPECDSDEDDDIKLQDRELKESIPFAVISSTQVVDINGRRVRGRLYPWGIVEVENPKHSDFLKLRTFLIRIILGLFSTHMQDLKEVTRDVHYENYRAQYIQKISQQAARERGKPGRDSVTTTYDGISEADRLLQMKDEEIRRMQEMLSQMQEKLRQTSRDTTPEASTPDLDARRDGDSVVNL
- the LOC119390607 gene encoding septin-2 isoform X3, which gives rise to MPSTDLRHSPCPSEGEIGFATLPEQVHRKSVKRGFDFTLMVVGESGLGKSTLINSLFLTDLYEDRKLPNAEEKIDRTVQIERKTMEIEEKGVRLRLTVVDTPGFGDAVNCEESWRSIDRYIDEQFNQFFKDESGLNRKNIVDNRVHCCLYFIPPWGHGLRQLDIEFMKRLHQKVNIVPVIAKADTLTPTEVRQMKDRVLRELEEHQVTVYQLPECDSDEDDDIKLQDRELKESIPFAVISSTQVVDINGRRVRGRLYPWGIVEVENPKHSDFLKLRTFLISTHMQDLKEVTRDVHYENYRAQYIQKISQQAARERGKPGRDSVTTTYDGISEADRLLQMKDEEIRRMQEMLSQMQEKLRQTSRDTTPEASTPDLDARRDGDSVVNL